One part of the Mya arenaria isolate MELC-2E11 chromosome 3, ASM2691426v1 genome encodes these proteins:
- the LOC128228556 gene encoding uncharacterized protein LOC128228556: MNTMAAVKSCSHGRQGAKFESLHVQNIYNEIAPCMNNLENKAWPHVKRFLKRFPPGAVIADIGCGNGRYMDINKATFKVGIDVCCPLVDFAREKGHETLYGDNLHVPFRDGVFDGVVSIGVIHHFCSKARRVAALRELARILRPGGKLMLYVWAFEQKHRRFDGQDILIPWHEGCHREKRFGSTSSTHSSLGGLSSVSSLSEDEPSDSPRPVNQPEQSDLGGATTSSPRARASTNKILRRQGSVSLDDLMTVRELSDFKPNYYSLDFTKSPKRGIRKSNTDSYVWSNDLTNRQAQSRKDTLIQECRKLEASIRALSSGSLDLMQKTDDDLKIELRCGNSSHSLEHFDPSGTCEVKLKEMQVDDDAFEDKEDSSEYLVKTLADDLKINLDWNIGEIDDDFEDEILSNPVIIDSGYSENVQEDCDKFVISQKDSSLNALGSFARDRNGQKSYPKTRHVNPFLKQDSLDPYSFNNVSDDISEGSGSIEVIYEHYEEFSNPDQTSVNFKPETKQKEPERSFFRSVKAKLKGIFDSNDSETKERNEKLSLNLKSKIERNDKPELTRAGSKPEFSEEQIKLAQQLNFQVREFPLSSCPDVVTPDKEDMKPVEVNYGSENQMLSRNNLNSLNKECEKFAKMSRAFARKDAKSCDIEGTYEVIYDGYMKIDVDHLSNDEDASLLNEESCALVSNRAFSQKGSHVAGQCKSICGKHCENQNDFEIVKECKREHILAKKFSQSNQNTMKPTTPNTITMASSSSSQNNMESSHPSQNTVKPCTFSQNTVKSNTSSQNTVKSSTNTQNTMESSYPSQYTVESRIPSQNSNDLTCTENGLNDDGPEMLDEMKHSGSLEQADSNISVDDSTTRLSRYYHVFKEGELHALISEEVHDLHITQCFYDHANWCIVAEKLPV; this comes from the exons ATGAATACTATGGCGGCTGTGAAGTCTTGTTCGCATGGGAGGCAGGGAGCCAAGTTTGAATCGCTGCATGTGCAAAACATCTACAATGAGATTGCTCCGTGCATGAACAACCTTGAAAATAAAGCATGGCCGCACGTGAAACGATTCCTCAAGAGGTTTCCACCTGGAGCTGTCATTGCAGATATTG GTTGTGGGAATGGGCGTTACATGGACATCAACAAAGCTACCTTCAAGGTTGGCATAGATGTTTGCTGTCCCCTTGTAGACTTTGCTCGAGAAAAAG GTCATGAGACTCTCTATGGAGACAACCTGCATGTTCCGTTCCGCGACGGTGTGTTTGACGGTGTTGTGTCTATTGGCGTGATACACCACTTCTGTTCCAAGGCAAGGCGAGTAGCGGCCCTGAGAGAGTTAGCGCGAATACTACGTCCAGGCGGCAAGCTCATGCTCTATGTCTGGGCCTTTGAGCAGAAGCATAGAAGG TTTGACGGTCAAGACATCCTGATTCCTTGGCATGAAGGCTGCCACAGAGAGAAGAGATTTG GGTCCACATCCTCCACTCACTCCAGCCTGGGCGGGCTGTCTAGTGTTAGTTCTCTCAGTGAAGACGAGCCCAGCGATAGCCCGAGACCTGTCAACCAACCTGAACAGTCAGACCTAGGCGGTGCGACCACGTCAAGCCCACGGGCCCGGGCCAGCACAAACAAAATACTCAGAAGGCAGGGCTCTGTTAGCCTCGATGATCTCATGACAGTCAG GGAATTGAGTGATTTCAAGCCAAACTACTACTCTTTAGATTTCACCAAAAGTCCGAAACGTGGTATACGAAAATCCAACACTGACAGCTATGTATGGAGCAATGACCTTACAAACAGGCAGGCCCAATCCAGAAAAGATACATTAATCCAAGAATGTCGCAAGCTCGAGGCTTCTATAAGAGCACTGTCATCAGGAAGTTTAGACTTGATGCAGAAAACTGATGATGACCTAAAAATTGAACTGAGATGTGGAAACAGCAGCCATTCTCTGGAACACTTTGACCCTTCAGGAACATGTGAGGTTAAGTTGAAGGAAATGCAGGTTGATGATGATGCTTTTGAAGATAAAGAGGATTCTAGTGAGTATCTTGTGAAAACTCTAGCTgatgatctgaaaatcaatctTGATTGGAATATAGGTGAAATAGATGATGATTTTGAAGATGAAATTCTAAGTAATCCAGTGATAATAGATAGTGGGTACTCAGAAAATGTACAAGAAGATTGTGATAAGTTTGTTATTAGTCAAAAAGACAGCAGCCTAAATGCATTAGGTTCTTTTGCTCGTGATAGAAATGGGCAGAAGTCTTATCCAAAAACACGACATGTAAACCCATTTTTGAAACAGGACTCCTTAGATCCGTATTCATTTAACAATGTATCCGATGACATCAGTGAGGGATCTGGAAGTATTGAAGTGATCTATGAACATTATGAAGAGTTCAGCAACCCTGATCAAACGTCTGTTAACTTTAAGCCTgagacaaaacaaaaagaacctGAAAGGTCTTTCTTTAGATCTGTGAAGGCAAAATTAAAAGGAATTTTTGATAGCAACGATagtgaaacaaaagaaagaaatgaaaaactgTCATTGAATCTTAAATCAAAAATTGAAAGGAATGACAAGCCTGAACTAACGAGGGCTGGAAGTAAACCAGAATTTTCTGAGGAGCAGATTAAACTGGCCCAACAACTCAACTTTCAGGTGCGTGAGTTTCCCTTGAGCAGCTGTCCTGATGTTGTAACTCCAGACAAGGAAGATATGAAACCGGTAGAAGTTAATTACGGGTCTGAAAATCAAATGCTCAGTAGAAATAATCTCAACAGCTTAAACAAAGAGTGTGAAAAGTTTGCCAAAATGTCAAGAGCGTTTGCTAGAAAGGACGCAAAGAGTTGTGATATTGAAGGAACATATGAGGTGATATATGATGGCTACATGAAAATAGATGTTGATCATCTCTCAAATGATGAAGATGCTTCCTTGCTAAACGAAGAAAGTTGTGCCTTAGTGTCAAATCGTGCATTTAGTCAAAAAGGCAGTCATGTAGCAGGCCAGTGTAAAAGTATTTGTGGCAAGCATTGTGAAAaccaaaatgattttgaaattgtCAAAGAGTGCAAAAGGGAACACATTTTAGCTAAAAAATTTAGTCAATCTAATCAAAATACCATGAAACCCACCACCCCTAATACTATTACAATGGCATCCAGTTCTTCTAGTCAAAACAACATGGAATCCAGTCATCCTAGTCAAAACACAGTGAAACCTTGTACTTTTAGTCAAAACACTGTGAAATCTAATACTTCTAGTCAAAACACTGTGAAATCTAGCACTAATACTCAAAACACCATGGAATCCAGTTATCCTAGTCAATACACAGTGGAGTCCAGAATTCCTAGTCAAAATAGTAATGATCTCACCTGTACAGAGAATGGTCTAAATGATGATGGCCCTGAAATGTTGGATGAAATGAAACACTCTGGCTCATTAGAACAAGCAGATTCAAACATCTCTGTAGATGATTCCACTACACGGCTGAGCAGATACTATCACGTGTTTAAAGAGGGGGAGCTGCATGCATTGATCTCAGAGGAAGTACATGATCTACACATCACGCAGTGTTTCTATGATCATGCCAACTGGTGTATTGTGGCAGAAAAATTGCCTGTATAA